A stretch of DNA from Saccharospirillaceae bacterium:
CGGCGCTGTACCGGCTTCAAGCCATCCCCTACATGTGGCAGCGCCCGGTCAAGAATCACGTACATGGAATAATTCAGGTACGCGCTTTCGGTATATTGTTTCAGCGACTGGCGCTCTACACCGTCGTCTGTGTAACTCATCTGATCCGTCATAAGACTCGCAGTTCTGTCGAATTTCTGTCTAAGTTCAGCTCTACCCAGCTATACCGGGTATCGAAAAAGGTTGGCAGAGATTGTGACCGACTAACCGTCGAAGGACAATGCTAAAAGGTGAGATTGGGATGAGGAGATGGAGCAAGACCCCGGTAACGATCACTACCGGGGAGCCGGGTACAACATGCCCTGCTTATTGCGTACAGATGGCTTCCATACGGATTTTGTTGGTCCAGTACATAAAACCGTGACTGGTCGAGTGCTGAGTCGCAACAGCACCAATACGGCCCGGACATTTTTGCTGTAATTCATGGTAAGCCTGATCGACATAATTCGTATCAAAAGCAAACCAGAGAACTACCTGCTGCTCCGCAGTGACCACAACGGTCTTGGTGCTATTACCAGCCACCAGGTGCGGGTCTATATCACTGATATGCTGCTGATGAATCGAGTGCGTACATCCCACTGCAAGCATGGATGTCATCGCCAGTGTCAGTAAACGCTTCATAACGACTACCCCTTTTGACAATACGCAGTGGCAACCACTTCACGCTTAACGACTAAGAAGTAAACCGTGTTCTGGAACTTGGTTAATACGCCATCCAGCTTGCCGCCCTGACACTGATTACGCAGATCGTTAATGGCCTCATCAACAAAGTCGTTATCGAAGGCGATACCCAGGATTGCCCAGTGATCAGCCGAAGCCGTTACTTGGTTTGCTCGCTCTTGAGGTACCTGGGTTAAAGAAACGGAGTTAAGGCTAACGCAACCGGTTAATGTGATAGATAAGAATAAAAAAGCAAAAATACGTTGTAACATGGTTAAACCCTATTAATTTTTTCGTTATGAGTTGCGGATACAAAAAGCGTCAATGCCCACAATCTCACCAGAAACCGGACCGGCAGTTTTAGCTTCACGAATGGCGCGAATACCGGTGATTTTTCCGCTATCACATTCGTTTCGGAGATAAGTCAGCAGATTCTCAGCATATGTGTCGTCGTAAACCGGATTACCAGTGCGTGGCCCCATGTTCATCAGGGAAAGAATGGTACGCAGATCTTCAAAGTATTCTGCATTCTGACCATCCGATAACGTACGACCAATTTCAGCGGTTGCTGCTGCATCAAAACCAGTTTCGCTGAAACGTACTGAGATCGGAGTCAGATCCCCCTGAGTCTGATCGATTGAGCCAATCTGAACGCTATCAAGCCGGGCACAACCCGACATAACGATCATCGCCAATAGGAAAATACTTCGCATAGAAATTTCCAGTTTGAGAAAAGTACAGGTGATTTTACAGAGGCAAGGTGAATAAAACCTTAACAACGATAAAAATAAACCCGGTTAAAAACCGGGCTTGTTCAATAAACTGAGGAGGACTAAACCGAATCAGGCAATATCAACTTCGTTGCCACGGGTTTCTAACCAGCTTTTACGATCCGACGCACGTTTTTTCGCCAGCAGCATATCCATTAATTCGTTGGTGCCGTCACCCGGCTCCAATGACAGCTGAACCAAACGACGGGTATTGGGATCCATGGTGGTTTCTCTTAGCTGCATCGGATTCATTTCACCCAGACCTTTAAAACGTTGGACGTTCACTTTGCCACGTTTTTTCTCGGCTTTGATGCGCTCTAATACCCCGGCTTTTTCCGCCTCGTCCAAAGCATAGAAAACGTCTTTACCGACATCGATACGATACAGCGGTGGCATCGCTACATACACATGGCCCTCCGCCACCAGCTTGCGGAAATGACGTACAAACAAGGCACATAACAACGTTGCGATGTGCAGACCATCGGAATCGGCATCGGCAAGAATGCAGATTTTGCCATAACGTAACCCATCGAGATTATCCGAAGCCGGGTCGATACCTAACGCAACGGCGATATTATGAACTTCTTCCGAGGCGAGAATCTCACCGGAGTCCACCTCCCAGGTATTCAGGATTTTACCCCTTAAAGGCATGATCGCCTGGAATTCACGATCGCGGGCCTGTTTAGCGGAACCACCAGCCGAATCACCCTCCACCAGAAACAGTTCCGTGCGTTCGCCATCCTGACCGGTACAATCCGCCAACTTGCCGGGCAGTGCTGGTCCTTGAGTGATCTTTTTACGCGCGACTTTTTTCGATTTGCGTAACCGGCTTTGGGCACTGGAGATTGCCATCTCCGCCAATAATTCCGCTTCTGCGGTGTGCTCGTTTAACCACAAAGCAAAGGAATCTTTGACTACACCAGAAATAAACGACGAAGCCTCGCGCGACGATAAACGTTCTTTGGTTTGTCCGGCAAATTGTGGGTCAGCAAGCTTGGCCGATAATACGTAAGAGCAACGCTCCCATAAATCGTCTGGAGTTAACTTCACACCACGCGGCAATAAATTACGGAATTCACAAAACTCTCGCAGGGCATCTAACAGGCCGGAACGAAAGCCGTTTACATGAGTGCCACCTTGCGCTGTTGGAATTAAGTTAACGTAACTTTCCTGACACAACTCGCCACCTTCCGGTAGCCACTGCACCGCCCAATCCACACCTTCGGTTTCGCCGGTCATGCTGCCGGTGAACGGTTCGGCTGGCAGGACGTCGTAGCCGGTAGAACTGACTTTTAAATAATCGTTTAAACCGTCTTCGTAATACCACTCGGCACTGTCTTCAGCATTCGGTGCATTAAACTTAATTCGCAGGCCAGGGCATAAAACCGCTTTCGCACGTAATACGTGTTTTAAGCGGGGAACAGAAAATTTGGCAGAATCAAAATACTGAGGATCCGCCAGGAAGCGGACACTGGTGCCGCTGCGTTTTTTACCACAAGTATCCACCACCTGCAGATCCAGCGCTTTATCACCGTTCTGGAAACCGATACGTTGCACCTGACCATCACGCCAGATGGTGACTTCCAGTACTTTAGATAACGCGTTTACAACAGAAACACCAACACCGTGCAGACCACCGGAGAATTGATAATTATCGTTGGAGAACTTACCGCCAGCATGTAACTGAGTCAGAATCAGCTCAACACCAGAAACGCCATGCTCCGGGTGAATGTCGGTTGGCATACCGCGGCCGTCATCCAATACCGTCATGGAACCATCGCCATGTAACGTCACTTCAATGGTACTGGCATGGCCCGCTAACGCTTCGTCCACCGAGTTATCGATAACTTCCTGGGCTAAATGGTTTGGCCGGGTGGTGTCAGTGTACATACCGGGACGCTTACGAACCGGGTCAAGACCACTTAAGACTTCAATCGAAGACGCCGTGTATTGCTTGGACATTCAAACCTCTGAAACAGGATGACGCTTATTATTAAAAGGTCGGGTATAAAAATCAGATAGCGAGTATACCGATGGCTCTGTCTGATTTTCCAGAGCCTCGCAGTGATTCATGCCAGGTTAGCGGCTATTCAGCAGAGTTGTAATGTCGGCGTACGAACTCCAGCACCATTGGCATACGGCTAATAAAGTCTTCAAAGCTGTGGTTACCGCCGCCTTCAGTCCACGAAGGACAATCGCGGTAAAGCTGCGCAGCCTGGCGATAATCCAGTGTTTCATCACCGGTTTGCAGTAATAGCAACAAATTTTCCGATCGTTGAAGCGGATCAATATTCAGCGCCTGAAGCTGACGAATATGCTCCATGGTCAGCTCATGCACTTCACCCGTATAAAAATGAGTGTTCGGACCAAGATAATCGGCGAATAACTCGAATGGTCTGACTGCCGGATTGATCAGCGCGGCCGGAAGACCATACATTTCCGCCAGATACGTTGCGTAAAACCCGCCTAAAGAACTGCCGATCAGGTATACCTGTTCATGATCCTGTTGCAGCTGATGCAGAGTTTGCTCGGCCAGTGCAATGGCAGCGGCTGGCTCGAATGGTAATGCCGGAATCACCAGCTCTGTGGCCGGTAAATGTTCAAAATAGGACACAAGCTGCCGTGCCTTCTGAGACTGCGGCGAACTCAGAAAACCATGTAAATAAAGACAAGCACTCAAGAGAATTCCTCAGACGTTGGCGCGTTAATAGCCTTTAACGGAATAATCGACTTCAAACTCGATGCCTTCAACCCGACTAACCGCGGTGTCAATCGAGCCATCCGGGTTCAAATCTAACCAGCGATAGCCAGGGGCAACCTGATCAATCGAGAAATCTTCAGTTTTGGGTTCGAACTGAATGCAGGTTGACGGGGTGGACATCAACCGCACATCCCCGCGCATCTGGTCACTGTCCTGGTGAACATGCCCCCATAATACGGCGCGCACATTTTTATGCTGGTCAATCACGCGCCACAATTCATCAGCGTTTTTAACGCCAATGGTATCGATCCATTTGCAGCCCATATCAATCGGATGATGGTGGAAACAGACCAAGGAGTGGAGGTCCGGACGCTCAGATAAAGCTTGCTGCAACAGATCCAACTGATCCTGCTCCAGATAGCCATGTACTTTTGTCACGACCTGAGAGTTCAGCATAATGATCTGCCAATGGGAGGTGCGGATTACCCGATCGAGATGCTCGTATCCGCGGGCAGCCTCAATCATGTTTTCCGGGTAATCGTGATTACCCTCGAGCCAGAAAGACGGGCAATCAAACGGGCGCAGTTCATTCTGCAAGTGGTGATAAGCCTGAAGAGAGCCATCTTGAGATA
This window harbors:
- the parE gene encoding DNA topoisomerase IV subunit B, with the protein product MSKQYTASSIEVLSGLDPVRKRPGMYTDTTRPNHLAQEVIDNSVDEALAGHASTIEVTLHGDGSMTVLDDGRGMPTDIHPEHGVSGVELILTQLHAGGKFSNDNYQFSGGLHGVGVSVVNALSKVLEVTIWRDGQVQRIGFQNGDKALDLQVVDTCGKKRSGTSVRFLADPQYFDSAKFSVPRLKHVLRAKAVLCPGLRIKFNAPNAEDSAEWYYEDGLNDYLKVSSTGYDVLPAEPFTGSMTGETEGVDWAVQWLPEGGELCQESYVNLIPTAQGGTHVNGFRSGLLDALREFCEFRNLLPRGVKLTPDDLWERCSYVLSAKLADPQFAGQTKERLSSREASSFISGVVKDSFALWLNEHTAEAELLAEMAISSAQSRLRKSKKVARKKITQGPALPGKLADCTGQDGERTELFLVEGDSAGGSAKQARDREFQAIMPLRGKILNTWEVDSGEILASEEVHNIAVALGIDPASDNLDGLRYGKICILADADSDGLHIATLLCALFVRHFRKLVAEGHVYVAMPPLYRIDVGKDVFYALDEAEKAGVLERIKAEKKRGKVNVQRFKGLGEMNPMQLRETTMDPNTRRLVQLSLEPGDGTNELMDMLLAKKRASDRKSWLETRGNEVDIA
- a CDS encoding esterase, whose product is MSYFEHLPATELVIPALPFEPAAAIALAEQTLHQLQQDHEQVYLIGSSLGGFYATYLAEMYGLPAALINPAVRPFELFADYLGPNTHFYTGEVHELTMEHIRQLQALNIDPLQRSENLLLLLQTGDETLDYRQAAQLYRDCPSWTEGGGNHSFEDFISRMPMVLEFVRRHYNSAE
- the cpdA gene encoding 3',5'-cyclic-AMP phosphodiesterase is translated as MFALNIDGPVRLVQITDTHLNGPEDGHLLGMKTLHSLRCVLDIVRNQRDVIDAFLVTGDLSQDGSLQAYHHLQNELRPFDCPSFWLEGNHDYPENMIEAARGYEHLDRVIRTSHWQIIMLNSQVVTKVHGYLEQDQLDLLQQALSERPDLHSLVCFHHHPIDMGCKWIDTIGVKNADELWRVIDQHKNVRAVLWGHVHQDSDQMRGDVRLMSTPSTCIQFEPKTEDFSIDQVAPGYRWLDLNPDGSIDTAVSRVEGIEFEVDYSVKGY